One window of Desulfuromonadaceae bacterium genomic DNA carries:
- a CDS encoding transposase: MARIARVIAPGIPHHITQRGNRRQQTFFCDDDYSAYIDLMAEWCGKYRVAIWAWCLMPNHVHLIAVPESEGSLARAIGEAHRRYTRRINFREKWRGHLWQERFASFPMDEVYLVAAARYVEMNPVAAGIVASPEDYPWSSARAHLMVQDDKLSKVEPLLSMVGNWRDFLSLSSEDEMTTFRKYERSGRPLGDESFVDNIETLLARSLRPQKPGPKRVNG; encoded by the coding sequence ATGGCACGTATCGCACGAGTTATCGCCCCCGGAATCCCCCACCACATCACCCAACGTGGCAATCGCCGCCAGCAGACCTTTTTCTGTGACGACGACTATTCGGCCTATATCGACCTGATGGCTGAATGGTGTGGCAAGTATCGTGTCGCAATTTGGGCATGGTGCCTGATGCCCAATCATGTTCACCTGATTGCCGTCCCTGAATCGGAGGGAAGTCTAGCTCGCGCCATTGGCGAAGCCCATCGTCGCTATACCCGCAGGATCAACTTTCGTGAGAAGTGGCGTGGACACTTGTGGCAGGAACGCTTTGCATCGTTTCCGATGGATGAAGTTTATCTGGTCGCTGCGGCTCGATATGTTGAAATGAACCCTGTTGCAGCCGGCATTGTTGCTTCCCCGGAGGACTATCCTTGGAGCAGTGCCCGGGCCCATCTCATGGTTCAAGACGACAAACTGTCGAAGGTTGAGCCGTTACTTTCAATGGTTGGGAATTGGAGAGATTTTCTATCGTTGTCATCGGAAGACGAAATGACCACCTTCCGCAAATATGAGCGCTCAGGCAGACCCCTTGGGGATGAGTCGTTTGTCGATAACATCGAGACCTTGCTGGCAAGATCTCTGCGGCCACAAAAGCCGGGACCAAAGCGAGTAAACGGATAG
- a CDS encoding glycosyltransferase → MKTILCIPTLNAANSVSSLFESITKQVYCDFDVKIIDSDSTDGSSLIFNKFGFSAYIIPRSSFNHGSTRQLALDLWSESDIIIFMTQDSILASTEAIKNLLAPFEDEKVGAVCGRQLPHVEASPIAAHARLFNYSAESSIKSKDDIARLGIKAAFISNSFAAYRRTALIAVGGFPSDVILSEDTYVATKMLQAGWNVAYAADAICYHSHNYSMLEEFRRYFDIGVFHGRESWYLELLGKAEGEGKKFVMSEMRYLSKRAPWLIPIAVLRTGFKFVGYKLGQMAPRLPLWLKRQLSMNKGYWKNL, encoded by the coding sequence ATGAAAACGATATTATGTATTCCAACTCTGAATGCTGCTAATTCTGTGTCCTCTTTGTTTGAATCTATTACCAAACAGGTTTACTGCGATTTCGATGTAAAAATAATTGATTCCGATTCAACTGATGGTTCATCCTTAATTTTCAATAAATTTGGATTTTCTGCTTATATTATACCACGTTCATCTTTTAACCATGGTTCCACCCGCCAACTTGCTCTCGACCTTTGGTCTGAATCGGACATAATTATCTTCATGACTCAGGATTCTATTTTAGCTTCAACAGAGGCCATAAAAAATTTATTAGCGCCTTTTGAAGATGAAAAAGTTGGTGCGGTGTGCGGTCGTCAATTACCCCATGTCGAAGCTTCGCCAATTGCTGCCCATGCACGTTTGTTTAACTACTCCGCAGAATCTTCAATTAAATCCAAAGATGACATTGCAAGACTCGGCATCAAAGCGGCATTTATATCAAACTCTTTTGCTGCTTATCGACGCACAGCTTTGATAGCTGTCGGTGGATTTCCATCCGACGTAATTCTTAGCGAAGATACCTACGTTGCAACCAAGATGCTGCAAGCAGGGTGGAATGTGGCTTATGCCGCTGATGCTATCTGCTACCATTCTCATAATTACAGCATGCTAGAGGAGTTTCGCCGTTATTTTGATATTGGTGTGTTTCATGGTCGTGAGTCTTGGTATTTAGAACTGCTTGGCAAGGCGGAAGGAGAAGGGAAAAAATTTGTCATGTCGGAAATGCGATATTTAAGTAAGCGTGCTCCCTGGCTGATACCGATTGCCGTGCTGCGTACTGGATTTAAGTTCGTTGGTTATAAACTAGGGCAGATGGCGCCAAGACTGCCATTGTGGTTAAAACGTCAATTGAGCATGAATAAAGGATATTGGAAAAATTTATAA